A region of the Kaistia geumhonensis genome:
CGGGATGTTCCGGCCGGCCTTTCCGAGCCGTCATCGGCCTGACATCGCGAACCGCTGCGCCACCGCCGCCTGTTGCAAGCGCCGGCGCGCGTCGCCATTGTCGATTGAACCCTGAAGCGGCGCCTTCGCGGCGGCCGCCGAAACGTATTTCCTTTTGAAAGAACACCCTTGGCCAAGAAGCCAGACCAGCCAGACAAGACCACGGCGAAGCCGGCCCGCAAGCCGGCCCAGCGCTCGACGCGCGCCGAAAAGCCGGCGCCCGACCAGAACGGGCTTCCGACCCGCGAGCAGATTCTCACCTTCATCGCCGAACATCCCGGACAGGCCGGCAAGCGCGAGATCGCGCGCTCGTTCGGGGTTTCCGGTGGTGCCCGCATCGCTCTGAAGCGGATGCTGAAGGAGCTCGGCGAGGAGGGCCTCGTCCGCAAGGATCGCAAGCGCCTCACCAAGGCCGGCACGCTGCCCTCGGTCAGCGTCCTGTCGATCGTCGACCGCGACGCCGAGGGCGATTTCATCGCCCAGCCGACCAACTGGGCCGACGACCGGACGGGGCCGCCGCGCGTCCTCGTGGTCGCCGGGCGCAAGCAGCTTATCCCGGCGCCGGGCATCGGCGACCGCGTGCTCGCCCGCGTCGAGGCGGACGACGATGCCGAGGCGCCGTTCCCCTACAAGGCACGGGTCATCAAGGTTCTCGAGAAGCGGGCGCCGTCGATCCTCGGCGTGCTGCGCACCGCGCTCGACGGGACGCGCCGGATCGAGCCGGTCGACCGCAAGCAGAGCGAGTACCAGGTCGCCGAGGAGGACCTCAACGGCGCCCATGACGGCGATCTCGTCGCGATCGAGGTGAAGCGCGTGACCCGCTACGGCCTGTCGCCGGCGCGGATCATCGAGGTCGTCGGTGCCGTTCACAGCGAGAAGGCGGTCAGCCTCATCGCGATCCACGCCCACGACATCCCGCACATCTTCCCGCAGGCCGTCATCGATGCTGCAGAGGCGGCGAAGCCGGCGCCGATCGCCGGCGGTCGCGAAGACTGGCGCAACATGCCGCTCGTCACCATCGATCCGGCCGACGCCAAGGATCATGACGACGCGGTGCATGCAGAACCGGACAGCGATCCGGAGAATCCCGGTGGCTTCCTCGTCACGGTCGCGATCGCCGATGTCGCCTGGTATGTGCGGCCGGGTTCGCCGCTCGATCGCGAGGCGCTGAAGCGCGGCAATTCGGTCTATTTCCCGGACCGCGTCGTGCCGATGCTGCCCGAGCGGATCTCGAACGATCTTTGCTCGCTGCGCGAGGGCGAGGACCGCCCGGCGATTGCCGTACGGATGCAGATCACCGCCGACGGCAAGAAGAAGTTCCACTGGTTCCACCGCGTCATGATGCGGTCGGCTGCCAAGCTCTCCTACCAGCAGGCGCAGGAAGCGATCGACGGCCGGCCCGACGACAAGACGGGACCGCTGCTGGAGCCGGTGCTGAAGCCGCTCTGGGCGGCCTATACGCTGATGAAGCGGGCACGCGACCAGCGCGAGCCGCTCGATCTCGACCTTCCCGAACGCAAGGTGATCGTCGGGCCCGACGGCGCGATCGAGCGCATCATCGTGCCGGAGCGGCTCGACGCGCATCGGCTGATCGAGGAGTTCATGATCCAGGCGAATGTCGCGGCGGCGGAAACGCTGGAGCGCAAGAAGTCGCCGCTCGTCTACCGCGTCCATGACGCGCCGTCGCTCGCCAAGCTCGAGGCGCTGCGCGAATTCCTCGCCTCGATCGAGATGAACCTGCCGCGGAGCGGCAATCTCCGGCCTGGCCATTTCAACACCATCCTCGACAGGGTGAAGGACAGCGAGCACCAGGCGCTGGTCAACGAGGTCGTTCTGCGCTCGCAGAGCCAGGCGGTCTACAGCCCCGAGAATATCGGCCATTTCGGCCTCAATCTCCGCCGTTACGCGCATTTCACCTCGCCGATCCGCCGCTATGCCGACCTCATCGTGCATCGCGCGCTGATCCGCTCGCTGGAACTCGGCGAAGGGGGGCTGCCGGATGGCGCCGAGGCGGATCTCGAGCAGATCGCACAGGAGATTTCCGGCGCTGAGCGCCGCGCCATGGCGGCCGAGCGCGAGACCGTCGACCGGTTGGTCGCGCATTGGCTGGCCGACCGGATCGGTGCGTTCTTCACGGGGCGGATCGCCGGCGTGACGCGCTCGGGCCTCTTCGTGAAGCTCGACGAGACCGGAGCCGACGGCTTCGTTCCGATTGGCTCGATCGGCGCCGATTTCTATGCCTATGACGAGGCCCGCCACGCCGTCATCGGCGCGCGGACCGGCGAGATGCACCAGCTCGGCGATCGGGTCGAGGTGCAACTCGTCGAGGTGGCACCCATCGCGGGCGCGCTGCGCTTTGAACTCATGTCGGAAGGAAGGCGCGTGCCCAAGGGTGAGCGACGCGTCGTCGAGCGTGGCTTCCGCGACAAGATCGCCAGGAGCCGTACCGTGCAGAAGCCTCGCCCCGGACCGAGGCGGCGCTGAGGCCGCCCCGGCGCGCAGGGCAGCTCAGCGCCCGTTGGCGAAGACGCAGTCGTTGACGCGGCTCCAGGCCGCGGGCGCGTCCTTGCCGAGCAGCACGACGCCCGTGTCCTCCGAGTCGGGCAGGCTGAACTGATACGCGCCGGCCGCGGCGAGCTCGCTGATCGTGACGGCTCCCATGGGGAACCACATCCGTTTGGCGTTCGCCTCGCCGGTCACTTCCCATTCCTGCACACCGGGTGGCTGGCCGGGAACATTGATGAGCGTGCCCGGCCACTTGCCCTTGCGGCCCTCGGCATCGACGCTGAGATAGGGGTCCGTGCCGTCGTTGCGCATCGCCATGATGTCGAGGCGGTTGCCGGACTTGCGCACCGCGCGGCAGTTGACGACGCCTGGCTTCTCTTCCGTCACGGTGATTTTCCAGGATCCGACCGGCTTGCCATAGGGCCGCTCCTGGCCGGGCTTGCCGGCGGCGGCGACCGGTGCGGCGGCTGCAACTGCCGGAGCCGAGGCCAGTGCCGAGCCGCTGCAGGCGCAGAGATAGTTCTTGGCGGCGATTTCCTTGCCGCCATAGCCGACCCAGCAGGCCTTGCTCCATTTCGGCTGCAGGTTATAGCCGGGCCGATAGCCGTTCATGTCGGTCGCGCAGATGTAGAAGGCCTCGCCGGTCGAGCGGCCGCCGGGCGCGTGGACGCCGGATTGCACGGGCTCCAGGCCGGCGCCGCCGCAGACCTGTTCGCAGGGCCGGCCGTTCGCCGCCTGCCATGTGAGGCCGCCCTCGGCAGCGCTCGCATGGGTGCATGCAAGTGCGCTCAATCCAGCCGCCACCCCGGCCAGAAGAGTTCTGGCAGTGTTCATGGAAGTCCCCCCGGAGCTTGCGGCGGCACCAGTCGTGCCAGGCCGCACGCAAAGATGAGGCGAATTCGCGTCGCTTCGCAAGCTCGGGCCGAGCGGCCGCGGCTTCTGCCCGACCGCCTCCCGGGGGAAGCCGCTGCGTGCTGGCGGCACCGACATCCGTCCCAGGGCGAGACAGGTGAGGCTTTTCAGCCTATTAACGGGTGCGGGCGCATGATGACGGCCTTCGCAAGGGGCGGGTGAGGGATGGTTTCGCCGGATTTCGAGACGCACGAGGTCGCAAACCAGATACCGCCTCGGCTCGGCGCCAATCTCTATGCCTCCGATCCCGTGCTGGCCGCCCTGGTCGAGGACCTGCCGCAGCCGGTCGTCGA
Encoded here:
- the rnr gene encoding ribonuclease R, with translation MAKKPDQPDKTTAKPARKPAQRSTRAEKPAPDQNGLPTREQILTFIAEHPGQAGKREIARSFGVSGGARIALKRMLKELGEEGLVRKDRKRLTKAGTLPSVSVLSIVDRDAEGDFIAQPTNWADDRTGPPRVLVVAGRKQLIPAPGIGDRVLARVEADDDAEAPFPYKARVIKVLEKRAPSILGVLRTALDGTRRIEPVDRKQSEYQVAEEDLNGAHDGDLVAIEVKRVTRYGLSPARIIEVVGAVHSEKAVSLIAIHAHDIPHIFPQAVIDAAEAAKPAPIAGGREDWRNMPLVTIDPADAKDHDDAVHAEPDSDPENPGGFLVTVAIADVAWYVRPGSPLDREALKRGNSVYFPDRVVPMLPERISNDLCSLREGEDRPAIAVRMQITADGKKKFHWFHRVMMRSAAKLSYQQAQEAIDGRPDDKTGPLLEPVLKPLWAAYTLMKRARDQREPLDLDLPERKVIVGPDGAIERIIVPERLDAHRLIEEFMIQANVAAAETLERKKSPLVYRVHDAPSLAKLEALREFLASIEMNLPRSGNLRPGHFNTILDRVKDSEHQALVNEVVLRSQSQAVYSPENIGHFGLNLRRYAHFTSPIRRYADLIVHRALIRSLELGEGGLPDGAEADLEQIAQEISGAERRAMAAERETVDRLVAHWLADRIGAFFTGRIAGVTRSGLFVKLDETGADGFVPIGSIGADFYAYDEARHAVIGARTGEMHQLGDRVEVQLVEVAPIAGALRFELMSEGRRVPKGERRVVERGFRDKIARSRTVQKPRPGPRRR